The following proteins come from a genomic window of Geomonas sp. RF6:
- the priA gene encoding replication restart helicase PriA, which yields MPTSQVVEVAIPLPLHGHFHYRVPAHLVPLATPGKRVLVPFGKRKITGYLLAPAEAGSAELKEVLEVLDDAPLFTPSELTFYRWIASYYLHPLGEVIKGALPAGINLESRFMCETAEDGSLVRTEVLHGGRSVRMEKFYRALPLLAPPKLKGKGVEILSFLEEQGEASASLLRERFGSCTPQLHRLVELQLAECEEREVYRDPFHAEVYQKDTPLPLNPDQTAAHDAICSALRSEAFTPFLLHGVTGSGKTEVYLQSIAVCLEAGRTALVLVPEIALTPQLVGRFKRRFECGIAVLHSGLSDGERYDEWRRIRRGEAQIVIGARSALFAPLERLGMIVVDEEHETSYKQSEGVRYNSRDLALVRGKLANAAVVLGSATPLITTYHAAMEGRLRYLQLPSRVRELPMPETTLLDARGQKGETLLAPLKTAMEENLAAGGQTLLFLNRRGFATYLVCQECGQVLRCPNCAVTLTYHRGRGKHVCHYCDYAIPAPTVCGACDGGEIVLLGRGTERVEEEVQELFPEARVARMDRDTTRGKGGHARVLKSLEDGSTDILIGTQMIAKGHDFPGVTLVGVVSADSTLNMPDFRSAERTFQLVSQVMGRAGRGDRPGKVLVQTLAPEHYALTCAVEHDFRGFYEQEVEFRREVGYPPFTHLAALTFSSVTARHAEDSASEAARLLLRVKRELKARVELLGPISAPLGKVRGRFRWQILLKGKERPDLHKMLLALRHDFTHPSTVRVTVDVDPVEMM from the coding sequence ATGCCCACATCGCAAGTCGTTGAAGTAGCCATCCCACTCCCTTTGCACGGCCACTTTCATTATCGTGTGCCGGCCCACCTCGTACCGCTGGCGACCCCGGGGAAGCGTGTGCTCGTCCCCTTTGGCAAGAGGAAGATTACCGGCTACCTCCTTGCTCCCGCCGAGGCGGGGAGCGCCGAGCTGAAGGAAGTGCTGGAGGTCCTGGACGACGCCCCCCTTTTCACCCCCTCCGAATTGACCTTCTACCGCTGGATAGCGAGCTACTACTTGCACCCGCTCGGCGAGGTCATCAAGGGTGCCCTCCCTGCCGGTATCAACCTGGAGAGCCGCTTCATGTGCGAGACGGCAGAGGATGGCTCCCTTGTCCGCACCGAGGTTCTCCATGGCGGCAGGAGCGTGCGGATGGAGAAGTTTTACCGCGCCCTTCCACTTCTCGCCCCGCCGAAGCTGAAAGGGAAAGGGGTGGAGATCCTCTCTTTTCTGGAGGAGCAGGGGGAGGCTTCAGCCTCGCTCCTGCGGGAGCGCTTCGGATCGTGCACCCCTCAACTGCACCGACTCGTGGAACTGCAGCTTGCCGAGTGCGAGGAGCGGGAAGTTTACCGAGACCCCTTTCATGCAGAGGTGTACCAGAAGGACACGCCGCTCCCCCTCAATCCTGACCAGACTGCAGCCCACGACGCGATTTGCTCCGCGCTCCGCTCCGAGGCGTTCACCCCTTTCCTCCTTCACGGGGTGACCGGGAGCGGCAAGACAGAGGTGTACCTGCAGAGCATTGCCGTCTGCCTCGAGGCGGGACGCACCGCGCTCGTTCTCGTGCCGGAGATAGCGCTCACGCCGCAACTCGTCGGGCGCTTCAAGAGGCGCTTTGAGTGCGGCATCGCCGTTTTGCACAGCGGCCTTTCCGACGGGGAGCGCTACGACGAGTGGCGGCGCATCAGGCGCGGCGAGGCGCAGATCGTGATAGGTGCCCGTTCCGCGCTCTTCGCGCCGCTGGAGCGGCTCGGGATGATCGTGGTCGACGAGGAGCACGAGACCTCCTACAAGCAGTCGGAAGGTGTGCGCTACAACAGCCGTGACCTCGCGCTGGTGCGCGGGAAGCTCGCCAACGCTGCCGTCGTCCTCGGTTCCGCCACCCCTCTCATCACCACGTACCACGCAGCGATGGAGGGGAGGCTTCGCTACCTCCAGCTGCCCAGCCGGGTGCGGGAGCTCCCGATGCCCGAGACGACCCTTCTTGACGCACGCGGGCAGAAGGGGGAGACGCTCCTCGCGCCGCTGAAGACCGCCATGGAAGAGAACCTGGCGGCGGGGGGGCAGACCCTTCTCTTTCTGAACAGGCGAGGCTTCGCGACCTATCTCGTATGCCAGGAATGCGGCCAGGTCCTGCGCTGCCCCAACTGTGCGGTGACCCTGACCTATCACCGCGGCCGCGGCAAGCACGTCTGCCATTACTGTGACTACGCCATCCCCGCCCCGACCGTTTGCGGCGCCTGCGACGGCGGCGAGATCGTCCTTCTCGGACGCGGCACCGAACGGGTGGAGGAGGAAGTGCAGGAGCTTTTCCCGGAGGCGCGCGTGGCACGGATGGACCGCGACACCACTCGGGGAAAAGGGGGGCATGCACGCGTCCTGAAGAGCCTCGAGGACGGCAGCACCGACATCCTCATCGGCACGCAGATGATCGCCAAGGGGCACGACTTCCCCGGCGTGACCCTCGTCGGCGTCGTCTCTGCGGACTCCACCTTGAACATGCCTGATTTCCGCTCTGCCGAGCGGACCTTCCAGCTGGTAAGCCAGGTAATGGGGAGGGCGGGGCGCGGGGACAGGCCGGGGAAGGTTCTGGTGCAGACCCTGGCACCGGAGCACTACGCCCTCACCTGCGCCGTAGAGCATGATTTCCGCGGGTTTTATGAGCAGGAGGTAGAGTTTCGCCGCGAGGTCGGCTATCCTCCCTTCACCCACCTCGCTGCGCTGACCTTTTCCAGCGTCACCGCCAGGCACGCCGAAGATTCGGCATCCGAGGCCGCGCGCCTTCTGCTGAGGGTGAAGCGCGAGCTGAAGGCGCGGGTCGAACTCCTCGGGCCGATCTCGGCGCCGCTCGGGAAGGTGCGGGGCCGCTTCCGCTGGCAGATCCTCCTGAAGGGGAAGGAGCGCCCCGATCTGCACAAGATGCTTCTCGCGCTGCGGCACGATTTTACCCATCCATCGACTGTGCGGGTGACGGTGGATGTGGATCCGGTGGAGATGATGTAG
- a CDS encoding cytochrome c3 family protein has translation MSLRLTRLLPSLLLLFGLALPAYAAQGLAIDPTTCLGCHGNKISAAAHAASVHGKNGCTSCHIEITDLTKHMKGEVKVGKVDCARCHRKETAEHAGSVHLANGVTCANCHTDIHTHVAWKGDKRRVLASCVNCHKAESSFTQSVHGKGVLAGNQDSAACNDCHSLHDIKALGDPKSKSNREFHTKVCLKCHANEELVKRNHINEVAVESYLSSYHGKNYRLGYPERVAGCADCHSAHDVLPPSDPKSTVNSENLVKTCGQCHKGSTALFTKFYAHGEHNDREHYPILYYTFLAMTGLLVSTFAVFWLHTLLWMIRGFVENREKAAELENGHVPHAVPDGHKQYRRFETRHIFMHILVIVSFLGLSLTGLPLKFSDQAWAKILMGFYGGSANAGLIHRLCAGITFVYFAMAIALSIHFLFIRKDLKGNFLQRLFGPDSLMPNLRDINDVVGMVRWFLFKGPKPTFERWTYWEKFDFIAVFWGMFAIGGSGLMLWFPEFFGHFLPGWAFNVATIVHSDEALLATGFIFSVHFFNTHGRPEKFPMDFVIFNGQMSKHEFIEERGDQWARYEKEGITEQFKAQKTSGVVYDFLVKGFGFTALLIGLTLLGLMVLAFLRPGV, from the coding sequence ACATCGAGATTACCGACCTGACCAAGCACATGAAGGGCGAGGTGAAGGTGGGTAAGGTCGACTGTGCGCGCTGCCACAGGAAAGAGACCGCCGAGCACGCCGGCTCCGTCCACCTGGCAAACGGCGTCACCTGCGCCAACTGTCACACCGACATCCACACCCACGTTGCCTGGAAGGGCGACAAGCGCCGGGTGCTGGCGAGCTGCGTGAACTGTCACAAGGCAGAGAGCAGCTTCACCCAGTCGGTGCACGGCAAAGGTGTCCTCGCCGGCAACCAGGACTCCGCGGCTTGCAACGACTGCCACAGCCTCCACGACATCAAGGCGCTGGGCGATCCGAAGTCCAAGTCCAACCGCGAGTTCCACACGAAGGTGTGCCTCAAGTGCCACGCCAACGAGGAACTGGTGAAGCGCAACCACATCAACGAGGTTGCGGTCGAGAGCTACCTCTCCAGCTACCACGGCAAGAACTACCGCCTCGGCTACCCCGAGCGCGTTGCTGGGTGCGCCGACTGCCACAGCGCCCACGACGTCCTGCCGCCGAGCGACCCGAAGTCGACGGTCAACTCCGAGAACCTGGTCAAGACCTGCGGCCAGTGCCACAAGGGGAGCACCGCCCTCTTCACCAAGTTCTACGCGCACGGCGAGCACAACGATCGCGAGCATTACCCGATCCTGTACTACACCTTCCTCGCCATGACCGGGCTTCTCGTCTCCACCTTCGCGGTCTTCTGGCTGCACACGCTGCTGTGGATGATCCGCGGCTTTGTGGAGAACAGGGAGAAGGCAGCTGAGCTCGAAAACGGCCACGTGCCGCACGCCGTTCCGGACGGGCACAAGCAGTACCGCCGCTTCGAGACGCGCCACATCTTCATGCACATCCTCGTTATCGTGAGCTTCCTCGGTCTCTCCCTCACGGGGCTCCCGCTGAAGTTCAGCGACCAGGCGTGGGCGAAGATCCTCATGGGCTTCTACGGCGGCTCCGCGAACGCAGGTCTGATCCACCGCCTCTGCGCCGGGATCACCTTCGTGTACTTCGCGATGGCGATTGCGCTTTCCATCCACTTCCTCTTCATCCGCAAGGACCTCAAGGGGAACTTCCTGCAGAGGCTCTTCGGGCCTGACTCCCTGATGCCGAACCTCAGGGACATCAACGACGTCGTCGGCATGGTCCGCTGGTTCCTCTTCAAAGGTCCGAAACCGACCTTCGAGCGCTGGACCTACTGGGAGAAGTTCGACTTCATCGCGGTCTTCTGGGGTATGTTCGCCATCGGCGGCTCCGGCCTCATGCTCTGGTTCCCGGAATTCTTCGGGCACTTCCTCCCGGGGTGGGCCTTCAACGTAGCAACGATCGTCCACTCCGACGAGGCGCTCCTGGCGACCGGCTTCATCTTCAGCGTCCACTTCTTCAACACCCATGGACGTCCGGAGAAGTTCCCGATGGACTTCGTCATCTTCAACGGGCAGATGTCCAAGCATGAGTTCATCGAAGAGCGTGGCGACCAGTGGGCGCGCTACGAGAAGGAAGGGATCACCGAGCAGTTCAAGGCTCAGAAGACGAGCGGCGTGGTGTACGACTTCCTGGTGAAAGGGTTCGGCTTCACCGCCCTCCTCATCGGCCTCACGCTGCTGGGACTCATGGTTCTGGCGTTCCTGAGACCGGGCGTCTAA